The sequence below is a genomic window from Glycine max cultivar Williams 82 chromosome 20, Glycine_max_v4.0, whole genome shotgun sequence.
tttcCAAGGAAGCTTGACCAATGAAAATAGTATCATCAGCGTATTGGAGAATATTAATAGGCTCTTTTCGTTTTCCAACCAAGTAGCTACGGTACAGATTTTTTACAATGGCCTGTCTCATCATTCCAATGAGACCTTCCCCCACTAAGTTAAACAACAAAGGGGCTAGAGGGTCCCCTTGTCTCAGACCTCGAGTAGGAGCGAATTCTTTAGTCGGACTACCATTAACTAAAATGGAAATAGATGTTGATTGAAGGCAGGCAGCAATCCATTGTCTCCATTTAGTACAGAATCCTAGTCTTGACAGCATGTAGTCCAAGAAAGACCAAGATACTGTATCATAGGCCTTTTCAAAATCCACTTTAAAGACCATAACTGGCTGCTTTGTCTTCATAGCTTCCTCCACCACCTCATTAAGGATCATAATTCCATGAAGGATATGTCTATCCTTTATGAAGGCTGATTGCCTTTCATCAACAATACCCGAAATAACGGTCCTCAACCTGTTTGCCAAAAGCTTGGATATGACTTTGTACATGCAGCCGATGAGAGAAATAGGCCTGTAGTCATTTAAGGATTGAGGATGATTTGATTTAGGGATAAGGGCCATGAAGGAAGCATTGCTGCCTCTAGGAAAGCTTCCATGGCAGTGGAACTCATCCACAAATCTCCTGAATTCAGGTCTCAGAATCTTCCAAAAAGCCTTAATAAAGTTGAAATTAAAACCATCGGGACCCGGGCATCTATCACCACCACAACTCCAAACAGCATCTTTAATCTCTTGATCAGAAAAAGGGGCAATGAGTCCCTCTCTTTGATTCTGATCAATGGAGTGGAAGAAAACCCCATCAAGGGTGGGTCTGAAACTCTTATCTTCAGAAAATCTATGAAGGAAGAAATTAAAAGCTTCATTCTTAATTCGGTCAGGCTGTTGAACCCAATTCCCATCAATGAAGAGACCCTGAAGAGCATTATAGTTTCTTCTGACATTTATAGCTTTGTGAAAATAAGTTGTATTACTATCACCTTCCTTAATCCATTTATCTCTAGATTTTTGTCTCAGCAGGGATTCATAAGCATTTGAAACCTCCCACAGCTCTTGTTGCAGTAATTTCTTGACTTTGACCTCCTCTTGAGATAAAACTCTATCACCAGCTGTAGTTTCCAAGTCATTAAGCTTCTGTCTCAAATTCTGGATTCGACTAACATTGATATCAGCAATATCTTTACTCCATTGTTTGATGGTATTTTTAAGATTTCTCAGCTTGTTTTTAAGGACAATGCCCCCCCATCCACCCTGCTGATCCTTAGACCAAGACTCCTGCACCAGCTTTTGATATCCTTTTTGGTTGAGCCACAAGTCCAGCACCCTAAAGGGCTTAGGGCCCCAATCAACCagtttagttttcaaaattacAAGGCAATGGTCAGAGTAATCTCTGTGGAGAACATGCTGGGATGAGTCAGGCCATAGGGCTAGCCATTGATCTGACACTAGGAATCTGTCAAGTCTGCTCTTGACAGAACCTAGGAGtgattataaaatagaaaaactaagatgaatttaattgaaattactGCTTTGTTATCATTCTTGATGGATGTTCTAGCATTCATGAGTATTGACTTTGGTTTAATGGCTTCCATTTCTTACTATATGATTAAATCCTGCTCTGATATTGGATGAccattggttgaaatgaatacCAAAATCTTCTCCAAATGTGTCAGCCATGTCCATGaccattggtttttttttcagGTTATCACAGACTACTTTTAATTGACATTGTTGTTGAAGGTCGTTCGGGTTATAGCAACTCCAGGTACGTACGTAGGAACTAGCATGTATATACTgctatttcatttaaaatattatatagtggtgtttgctttaaaatgttatatactgGTGTTTGATGTAAAATGTTGCATACTGGTTTCAATGAATGAGGAATTGAGTCCCTTAGGAAATGAAttgtttttttggaaggcataaaatatatatattattaaaatgatcaaagcagtacaagtggtactggaataaaagaaatacaagCACCTCTGGTGCTGCCCTCCAAAAAACCCCAAGCTAGTTAGAGCAACCCACCAAAAAATCAGAAGATTCCTGTGATGCCATATAATGCTAGTTAGAGCAACCCACCAAGCACTCCATCTACTCTGATTTGTGTTTGTCCCAAACCCAacacaaaattgaacaaaatgatttaatGGGGAGGCTGGAAGGGGTCCTACAGCCTTGATTCATCCCATTGATTCCCACCACATATTTATTGTCCTTttacaattaaagaagagaTGCCCCACTTCCTCCTGCCTTTGGCCACAGAGTGGGCAACCAGCATCTTGAATATCCACATGTCTCCTTAACAGATTCCCTTTGGTGGGGAGCCTGTCTTTAAGAAGTCTCCAAATGAAAACTGCTGTCCTTGGGGGTATATTCAGATTCCAAATTAGTTTAGAAAACCTGTCTTGTGAACCGGAATCATTTAGCTTCAGCATTAGGCTATAAGCTGACTTGGTGGAGTACACACCGTTAGGTTCAGCTTTCCACATCATAATGTCCTTCACATTTCTCTGAATACATATAGATGTAATGTCTTCCATAAAGCTCACAGCCAAGTCATGTTCATGATCAAAAAGATTTCTCCTCCACTGCAAATCCCATCTCCAATTGTCCTGGGAGAAATTACCCATCATTGAAATGAGGTTGTGTTGCTGACTGCTTATCATGAAAAGTTGGTTGTATTGATGTTTAAGAGTGCATTCGCCTACCCATCTGTCATGCTAGAAATCAATTCTGTCACCACAACCTATCTTCCAAACCATGTTTTGATGAAAAATGTTGTGCTGAGACTGGTGGTAAATCTTCCTCAGATCCTTCCACCAATTGGAAAATCCCATTTTATCTCTTCGAAGCTGGAACTCCTTCCATCCACCATATTTGGAGTTAATAATTCTGGCCCATAGCTGCTTTTGTTCAGAAGCTAGGGCCCATTTCCATTTTCCCAGTTGGGATACCCAAATAATAGAAAGGGGTTTCTATTTGTCTGCAGTTCAGAAGTTGGGCTGCCTCATTTGCCTAGTTGACCATCCCTCCAATAATCCCAAACTGACTTTTGGCATAGTTGATCTTTAATCCAGAAGCCAATTCAAAACCTCACAGCAAAGCCTTCAAAACTAGAACATTCTCCCAAAGAGCCTCTCCCTCAAAAGTCGTGTCGTCAGCATATTGCAAAATATTAGTGGGCTCCTTATTCTTCCCAACCAAGTagcttctatatatttttttttggaaggcaaaattagatatatattaatatatgtaaaaacaGTACAAGTGGTACTGGATATAGGAAATACAAGGCACCATTGGTGCTGCCCTCCGAAAAGCCCAAGCTACCCCGCCTAAAAAGGTTATCCCATACAGGTTTAACCAAAGGAATCCGAGATGTTGGAAGACCAATGGTTAAAACTAATGTTGTAACCTTTTTGTCTAGCCTTTAACCAAGACCATATTGAGAACATAGCATCTTCCATGACCTTCTGCGGCTCGAAAGGTTTGTTCTGGAATATGAGGAAGTTCCTATGCTTCCATATAGTACTTGTCAACGCAACCCACCATCCACAGCAAGTACTATGATTTCTCTCAGCTCCAAAACCATCACAAAACTGAAGAAAATGGTCCACTGGAGAGACTGATAGAGGTCCCATAGCCTGAATCCAGCTCATGGACTCCCACCAAAGCCCTAGTATCTTCTTGCAATTGAAAAATAGATGCCCCACCTCCTCTTGCACATAACCACATAAAGGACAAGCAGTATCCTGAATGTTCACCCCTCTCCTTGAAAGATTAGCTCTAGTGGGGAGTCTGCAACTTAAAAGCTTCCAAGTGAAAACTGCATGTTTTGGAGGGATTTTCATATTCCAAAGTAACTGTGATGTTCTCCTATCCAAGGTTGGTGAAGAAGGAGTTATCAGTAGATTATAGGCAGACTTAGTGGTATACAGCCCACTAGGGTCAGCTTTCCATAACATAACATCTTTAACATATCTCTGAATGTACATGGAATTGATCTCCTCCATAAAATTCACAGCTTGATCACTCTCATAATCAAACAGATTCCTCCGCCACTTGAGATTCCAACTCCACCTGTCTTGGTCAAAAGTCCCCATCATAGAAATGAGATCATCTTACTGTTCATTGATGAGAAACAACTGATTGTATTTCTGTTGGAGAGTAAAATCCTCCCCTATCCACTTGTCTTTCCAGAAATAAACTTTATCCACACAACCCACGTTCCATCTCATGCAATGCTGAAAAATGCTCTGCCCATCATAATGATACAACTTTCTTAGATCCCTCCACCAACCAGAATGTCTTCCTTGAGCCCGAGCAGACTTCAAGGCCTCCCAACCTCCATACTTAGAATTGATAATCCTAACCCAAAGCTGTTGGTGATCAGAAGCTAAGGCCCAAATCCATTTGCCCAACAAAGTTGTATTAAATTTTGCTATGTCTTTTATCCCTAGGCCCCCCTCACACTTGGGAAGACAGACGATGTCCCATTTCACccaaggaatttttttattatcttggtCTCCTCCCCACAGAAAGTTCCTCTGCAACTTTACCAATCTGTTTATTACCTTTTGAGGGATCTTGAAGAATGACAGGAGGTATATAGGCAGAGCATTAACAACTGAATTGATTAGAGTGATCTTCCCTCCCATGGATATGTTTTTCTGGGCCCATTTAGATAGCTTAGCctcacattttttaattaaaggctCCCAGACTATACTGCTTGATGATTTAACCCCTATAGGAATATCCCAAGTAGCTGAAAGGGGTTTCTAAAAGACTGCAATTCAAGGTTTGAGCTGCTGCATTGATCCAATTAACATCTCCCCCTATAACTCCAAACTGGCTCTTGGCATAATTAATCCTCAAGCCTGATACCATTTTGAAACCTCTCAGCAAAGCCTTAAAAACCACAACATTATCCCAATAACAATGGGGCTAAAGGGTCCCCTTGCCTCAAGCCCCTAGAAGGGACAAACTCCTTTGAGGGACTGCCATTAACTAAAACTGATATGGTTGCTGTTGTGAGACATGCTGAAATCCATTGTCTCCACTTTGGACAAAATCCCATTCTTTGCAGCATATAGTCAAGAAAGGACCATGAGACTGGATCGTAAGCCTTTTCGAAGTCCACCTTGAATACCATAACCGGCTTCTTACATCTGCAAGCTTCCTCTATCACCTCATTGAGGATTAAGGTTCCATGCAGAATGTGTCTTTCTTTGATGAAGGCTGTCTGTCTCTCATCAATAAGAGCAGATATAACTAGCTTCAGTCTATTTGCTAGTAACTTGGCTATGACCTTGTACATACAGCCAATAAAGGAGATTGGTCTATAGTCATCAAAAGTCTGAGGGTGATTAATTTTGGGAATTAGAGCCAGGAATGAAGCATTGCTGCCTTTAGGGAAGCAACCATGGACATGAAACTCATCTACAAATCTTCTGAAGTCAGATTTTACCACCTCCCAAAATTCTTTAATGAAATTGAAGTTAAAACCATCCGGTCCAGGGCATTTCTCCCCACCACAGCTCCACACTGCATCTTTGATTTCCTGGTCTGAGAAAGGAGCAATCAGAATTTGTCTCTACCTCTGATTAATTGAGGAGAAATTAACTCCATCAAGGGTAGGTCTGATATTGTGCATTTCAGTGAATCTATTTTGGAAAAAGCTCACAGCTTCATTCTTAACTGCAATGGGGTCGTGAACCCATACACCAGCAATGAGAATTCCATGCAAACTATTATAACTTCTTCTGAAATTTATGACTTTATGGAAATATGCTGAGTTGCAGTCCCCTTGTTTCAACCATCTTTCTCTAGATTTCTGTCTTAAAAGGGATTCAAAAGCATTTGAGGCCTCCCACAGTTGTTGTAAGGAAACAGAAAACCTTCTGCAGTGCTTATTTTTCCacccacattttttttatcagccaaggCAAATCCCGATGCTATGTTAGACGACCAATAGCTGTAGGTGAAGGCAAAGTCCTTGTCAAAGTTCTCCAGTCATCTTTTTTTGTGAATCTGAATACAGCTGCCTGCAACATCATTACGGAAACAATATGCTATCTCAAGCTCTCTGTCAAACAAGTGTCTTCTCCATTTAAATTTCCACTCCCACCCTTTTTCCACCCACATACTGCAGATGCTGCAGAATTTGTGCCTTAAATAAGCTGCAGtgcttatttttgtaaaagttaCAGTGCTCGTACAtaacttcaattaatttgaatctGCTTTGCAAATGCTGCAGAATTTCAGGCTTAACCAAATTAGGATTTTCCACTCAGAAACCATTAATTTGCAGCATGAAGACACCACTCCTTAGATTGACCAAATGCTTGTAAAGCATTGATTTGATACTGCTTCCCTCATCATGTGGCTCATGATGTTTACAATTTAATGATCCTTTGCTACCCTGCAATGAGACACACACagatacacaaacacacacacatagagacaaacacacgcagacacaaacacaaacacacacacacacataaagatacacacacacacacacacacacacacagagtcaCGCACACATAAAGACAcagacaaagacacaaacacactgagccacagacacacacagagacccacacacaaagacacacacactgagtcataaacacacacatacacaaacacactcacacacatggacagacacacacacataaagagacaaacacacacacacacacacagagataAAGAGACaaccacaaacacacacacacacacacaatttttgttttatacttctaagtttttacattttttcccataattttaaaaacaaagagattaaactattttacaattttatatttttcatttttacttcaACCAATTGAATTAGATTTCTTGATAATTTTACTTGtacaatatttcaattttatatttttcattaactaTACATGTATTTTTTCCACCAAATAATTTGCACTTTGTGCATGCTAGCTAAACCCTTTCTTGGGAGTGAATTAGTTTACGTCCTAATAAGAGGAAATTAATTAGTTGCTGAAGTTATTGCTTTGCACTGTAGTAGTTAGATGGTCCAAATCCTTTTCAGTAATTAGCTGACCAAATAAGCATTTCAGACTCAGAGACAAAAGGgagagagaaatagaaataacTAATTAAGGATGGTTTATCATGTATGCATTATCCTAGTATTGGTAATGTGTATATGAATCTTCTATTGAATATAACACAACAAAAGTTTAGGTGGTATATCACTCTCTGTCTACATGCATTGTTTATTTTCGCTGCAATCACATCTCAACCTTTCATACTCagaataatgaaatatataaaccaatttaattagaaaataaaaatgtatgaaagagataaataaaataggatttgtttattatttcgttgcaaaacaaaaacagaaaatgagtactaattatttttttttgtgtatagtGTTGCAACCTATCCTTCGGTAGGAGGGTGatgcggggctcacgggtgcgtcttccaaggtaGGAAggcgcgtggagtcgccaccaacgtttattcgatgaaaatgtcagaaaaaccagaaaggtgtgtgtggtctacgaactttgagtgtgaaaggttcaggagttgtattcacgcacgaggaaggtattagcaccccacgcgtccgtcacaagggacggcaggctttaatcgagtgtgcaagacatgacttcaaaattatgtattttcccttttttttatgttttttttagctttttatgggttttttttgtattttttatctttttgtggtcgacaagggtgtttccctcgctcctacgtatccttaattgcgatgagcaaatcagacctacgtagttcttttagaactaaatgttggttaagttgtttttatcttttttcgcaagatatgttttaaccgaacaaaagtcatttaaggcgttggaccattaaatgatcttttgatttttggaaaggagagaaacattaaggcgttggaccattaacgatctcttggttttgaaaggagagaaacgttaaggcgttggaccattaacgatctcttggttttgaaaggagagaaacgttaaggcgttggaccattaatgatctcttggtttttgaaaggagagaaacgttaaggcgttggactattaacaatctcttggtttttgaaaggagagaaacgttaaggcattggaccattaacgatctgttggggtggtcgacaaaagcggggcttttgctcctacgtatcctcaattgtgatgaggaaatcagacctacgtagttcttgcaaattgtggtaaagttatgtgttgatcttatgcttttgaacggtcaatgttaaccgataaaagcaaagaggattgtttaaggcgttggaccttaaaacggttttgagtgacttttatggacaaagcttgatttgtgagttgattttagccttagtttcactttgctTATTAGtaaattcattcaaggaaactttcaaagaaaaacgtccgattgatttttttgattattttattcaaagatattttgattattttatccttatttgcctttttttttatttaaccgaggttacagcgtgaacgatcggttagatttcattttaagagtgattaaacgagattacaatacaaatgatcggttgaaattcaaaagtgaacgagatgaagatgaaagcaaacaaaacaagaaatgaattgaaattctCGAATTCgaacacttaccggttgaagaccgaagaacgaaagaagaacgaacgaagaacggtgaagaatgaCGGAAAATCTTCATGGATTTGCTCATGGAAACGtctcgaaagcgttacggaagcacctcagcttggattttcttcacggaaacacgttttttcacccaaaaaagctga
It includes:
- the LOC102668453 gene encoding uncharacterized protein, with product MGTFDQDRWSWNLKWRRNLFDYESDQAVNFMEEINSMYIQRYVKDVMLWKADPSGLYTTKSAYNLLITPSSPTLDRRTSQLLWNMKIPPKHAVFTWKLLSCRLPTRANLSRRGVNIQDTACPLCGYVQEEVGHLFFNCKKILGLWWESMSWIQAMGPLSVSPVDHFLQFCDGFGAERNHSTCCGWWVALTSTIWKHRNFLIFQNKPFEPQKVMEDAMFSIWSWLKARQKGYNISFNHWSSNISDSFG